The DNA region CGTTGTCCACCCCAAAATGGAAGCCGAGGTTGGGCAGATATAGATCACCGTCAATTGCCAGAACTCGATACTCCCTTCGAGCCAGGTAGGTGCTTAGGTTGGCCGTTGTGGTCGTCTTTCCTGCCCCGCCTCTTCCGGTCACGACTATCACTGCCATCCGTTCCCCTCCGCTCCCAAGGTTTGAAATCCGTTTTTATTAACTTTTTCCCTTCACCTCTAACCCAATGCGAAACTGGCCGAAGAGGGATAGAAAAAAGAGAACAGCAACTTAAAAATTCACCCAACAACCTCGGCAAAGGCAAAGCGCTCTTTCACGTTCTTTATCTCAATCTCCACCTCATCCCCAACGTTGGTGTTGGGGACGAATATAACAAAGCCCTTAATTCTGGCTATGCCGTCTCCACCTTTGCCGAGGGACTCAATCCGAACCTTATAGCGCTCCCCCTTCTTGACCGGGGGCTTCCTGCCTTGGAATTCCTTCCCCTCCAACTCAGACACCACCTTAAGCGATGTCCACTTAGCGGGGGAAATATCGGTATTTAACCTCTATGTCAGACCAGTGAACAGGAAGGAGCAAAAATAGACGAATTTCGAATCTAATTCTGGCAAAAAGTTCGAATTTCGGTAAAACTCGGACACATGCCCATTCCCAGCTCACCCGAAAGTTTATATCCCCGACAGAGCTATGCACCAATGTAGGTGATGGGAACCATGTCCGAAAAGATGCAGGCAATTATGAAGACGAAGCCGGCTTACGGAGCCGAGCTCGTTGAGGTTGACGTTCCAAAGCCGGGTCCGGGGGAGGTTCTCATAAAGGTTCTGGCGACGAGCATCTGCGGCACCGACCTCCACATCTACGAGTGGAACGAATGGGCGCAGAGCAGAATCAAGCCGCCCCAGATCATGGGCCACGAAGTGGCCGGAGAGGTCGTTGAAGTCGGTCCGGGCGTTGACACCCTCCAGGAGGGCGACTACATAAGCGTGGAAACCCACATCGTCTGCGGCAAGTGCTACGCATGCAAGCACAACCGCTACCACGTCTGCCAGAATACAAAAATATTCGGCGTCGACATGAACGGCGTCTTCGCCGAGTACGCCATAGTCCCGGCCAAAAACGCCTGGAAGAACCCGAAGAACATGCCGCCCGAGTACGCCACCCTCCAGGAGCCGCTTGGAAACGCCGTCGATACAGTCCTGGCCGGGCCGATAGCGGGGAGGAGCACGCTCATAACCGGTGCAGGCCCGCTCGGGCTCCTCGGAATAGCGGTTGCAAAAGCATCAGGAGCTTACCCCGTCATCGTGAGCGAGCCGAGCGAGTTCAGGAGGGAGCTGGCGAAAAAGGTCGGCGCCGACTACGTCATCAACCCCTTCGAGGAGGATCCCGTCAAGGCCGTGATGGACATAACCAACGGGGCAGGTGTTGAAGTATTCCTCGAGTTCAGCGGGGCGCCGAAGGCCCTTGAGCAGGGCCTCAAAGCGACAACCCCCGGAGGAAGGGTTTCCCTGCTCGGCCTCTTCCCGAGGGAAGTGACCGTAGACTTCAACAACCTCATAATCTTCAAGGCTCTCGAGGTATACGGCATTACCGGAAGACACCTCTGGGAGACCTGGTACACGGTCTCAAGCCTCATCCAGAGCGGAAAGCTCAACCTCGACCCGGTAATCACCCACAAGTACAGGGGCTTCGACAGGTTCGAGGAGGCCTTCGAGCTCATGCGCGCGGGCAGGACCGGAAAGGTCGTCTTCTTCCCGCACAAGGGGTGAAACTTTTCTCTTCTCTTTCCCCTCAGAGTTTTCCCGGCACCGCAATTCTCTTAAGTTCTCCCGCCCACTCACCCAGGAGGTGCCACCATGGAGCTTAGCTATCAGGAGAAGCTCACGCTCATAAAACTTGGGGAGCTCAGGAAGGCCAAATTTGAGGAGCTGGTGGAGAAAACAGGCCTTGATCAGGTAGCGGTTATGCGTTCCATCCTCGGCCTTCAGGCCAAGGGCCTGGCAAAGCTCCACGAGAGGAGCGAGAGAGTTGTAGCCCTTACGGGAACGGGGGAGGAATACTCTAAAATCGGCCTGCCCGAGTGGAGGGCCCTTAAGGTTCTGAGGGAAAAAGGGAAAGTCGCCCTCGACGACCTTTCGGAGGTTCTCAGCGGGGACGAGCTCAAGCCCATCGTCGGCCTCCTCAGGAGCGAGGGCTGGGCGAACGTGAGGAACGAGGGAGGAAAGCTAATCCTCGAAATTACCGAGAAAGGCCTTAACGCCGGGGAGAGGCCAATAGACAGGGCCCTGAAACTTTTAGCAGAGAAGAAAACCGTCCCCCTGAGCGAGATTCAGAAGCTCGTTTCAGTAAATGAGCTCAAGAGGAGGAAGATAGCCGAGGAGGATACGGTTACTGAGAGAACCGTCGAGATAACCCCCGCTGGCGAGGAGCTCCTGAAGAAAGGACTCGAGCTGAGGGAGCAGGTGTCCATCCTCACCCCCGAGCTCATAAAGTCCGGGAAGTGGCGCGAGGTGGAATTCAGGCGCTTTGACATCAAGGCCCCCGTGAGGAGGCTCTATCCTGGCAAAAAACAGCCTTACCGCGCTTTCCTCGACAGGATAAGGAGAAGGCTCATCGAGATGGGATTCATCGAGATGACCGTCGAGAGCCTCGTGGAGACCCAGTTCTGGAACTTCGACGCGCTCTTCCAGCCCCAGAATCACCCGGCCCGCGATTGGACTGACACCTACCAGCTAAAGTACCCGACGAGCGGTTATTTGCCCGGGAAGGAGCTCGTCGAGAGAGTTAAAGAAGCTCACGAGAGGGGCTTGGCTGGCTCGCGCGGCTGGGGCTATACCTGGAGCCCCGAGAGGGCGATGCTTCTGATGCCGAGGGCCCACGGAACAGCCCTCAGCGGGAGGCAGTTGGCCAAAGGCGTTGAAATACCGGGCAAGTACTTCACGATACAGCGCGTTTTCAGGCCCGATGTTTTGGACAGGACACACCTCATAGAGTTCAACCAGGTGGACGGCTTCGTCGTTGGTGAAAACCTCAACTTCAGGCACCTCCTGGGAATCCTCAAGCGCTTCGCGGTGGAGATAGCTGGAGTGGAGAAGGTCAGGTTCCTGCCCGATTACTACCCGTTCACCGAGCCGAGCGTCCAGATGAGCGCCTACCACCCAGAACTCGGCTGGGTCGAGTTCGGCGGGGCTGGGGTGTTCAGGGAAGAGATGACCAGGGCCCTGGGAATAGATGTGCCTGTTATAGCGTGGGGAATAGGGATAGACAGGTTAGCCATGTTCAAGCTCGGGATAGACGACATCCGCTACCTCTTCAGCTACGATTTGAAGTGGCTCAGGGAAGCGAGGCTCGTGTGGTGATCTGATGCACTTCACTGATCATGTCCTTGAAAGGATGGCCTTGAGACAAAACTCTCCTCAGGGAGGTGGATTGAGTTATGGGTGACGGGATTTTAGATACGACCCCGACGTTGATATCCTCTGCGTCAAGCTCTCCGACAAAAAGCCGGTGGATGCAGACATGAGGGGAGACGTTGTGATAGACCTGGATGGGGAAGGAAGCGTTGTGGGCTTTGAGATATGGCGTGCCAGGGAAATCTTACTGCCCGGGTTTATGAAGTTTATCGGGAAAAGCTGAGGAAAGTCGAGAGTCAGGCCTGAAAAACCGTTGAGGTGGTACTCATGCCGAAGTTTGAAGTCTCGAAGTCCGACCTTGAGAGGCTCGTCGGAAAGAGCTTCACCGTTGAGGAATGGGAAAGCCTCTTCCTCTACGCCAAGTGCGAGCTCGATGGCTTCTGGGAGGAGAACGGTGAAATCTACTTCAAAGCCGACTCCAAGGACACCAACAGGCCCGACCTCTGGAGCGCTGAGGGGATAGCGAGGCAGGTTAAGTGGGCGCTCGGGATTGAGAGGGGTCTGCCGAAGTACGAAGTTGAGAGGAGCGGCGTTACCGTTTACGTTGACGGGAAGCTGAAGGACATCCGCCCCTACGGTGTCTACGCCATAGTTGAGGGCCTCCACCTCGATGAAGAGGCTCTCAAGCAGATGATAAACCTCCAGGAAAAGATAGCCCTGACCTTCGGCAGGAGAAGGGGAGAGGTAGCGATAGGCATCTTTGACTTCGACAGGATTAAACCGCCCATCTACTACCGCGCCGCCGATAAAACGGAAAAGTTCGTCCCCCTCGGCTTCACGGAGGAGCTAACGCTTGAGGAAATCCTCGAAAAGCACGAGAAAGGAAAAGAATACGGGCACCTGATAAAGGACAAGCCCTATTACCCGCTCCTCGTTGATTCGGAGGGCAAAGTTCTCTCCATGCCCCCCATCATAAACTCCGAGGTAACCGGAAGAGTAACGACCGAAACCAGGAACGTCTTCTTTGACGTAACCGGCTGGGATCTGAGGAGGATTATGCTGGCCCTAAACGTTGTCGTTACCGCTTTAGCCGAGCGCGGCGGGAAAATCAGGAGCGTGAAGGTCGTTTACCCGGACTTCGAGGTTGAGACACCGGACCTAACGCCAAAGCCCTTCGAGGTCGAGCTGGATTACATAAGGAAGCTGGCCGGCATCGGGCTGGGTGATGGGGAAATCAAAGACCTCCTCGAGAGGATGATGTACGCGGTTGAGCTCGAAGGTGGAAAGGCGAAGCTCTTCTACCCGGCATTCCGCAACGACATAATGCACGCCAGAGACGTTTTGGAGGACGTGCTCATAGCCTACGGCTACAACGAGATCGAGCCGGAGGAGCCCAAGCTGGCAGTCCAGGGCAGGGGGGACAAGTTCATCGAGTTCGAAGATGCCGTGAGGGAACTCATGGTCGGCTTTGGTTTGCAGGAGGTGATGACCTTCAACCTCACGAACAGGGAGGCACAGTATGAGAAAATGAACTTGGCCTATGGCAACGATTACTTCAACAATCCCCCCGCCGAGCTCGTCGAGATAGAGAACCCCATAAGCCCCAAGTGGTCGGCCCTGAGGAACTGGTTGCTTCCGAGCCTGCTCGACTTCCTGAGCCAGAACACCCACGAGGAGTACCCGCAGAGGGTCTTTGAAGTGGGCAAGGCGACGCTGATAGATGAGAGCAGGGAAACGAAGACCGTAAGCGAGAGCAAATTGGCGGTTGCCCTGGCGCATCCGCGCGTCACCTTCACGGAGGCAAAGGAGATACTGGACTCGGTCATGCACCACCTGGGCTTCTCCTACGAGCTGGAGGAGGTCGAACATCCGAGCTTCATCCCTGGAAGGGCCGGGAAAATAATCGTTGGGGGGAAAGCGATAGGGGTCATCGGGGAGATACACCCGGCGGTGCTGGAAAACTGGGGCTTAGAAATGCCCGTTGCGGGCTTTGAGCTCTTCCTCAGGCCCCTCTACACCGAGCCTTACCTATGAGCCCTTCTCCAGATTTTTCTTTGCCATTGTATACATCAGCTCGAAGTTTGTCAAGTTTAACAGGAGTTCTGCATCGAGTATCTCCACCATAGCTCATCACAGTATCAAGTTTGAGAAGAGGTTTATCAATCTTCCGCCAAAAACTTTGAACGTGTGCCAAATACGGCAATGAATTTCCAAAAAATTTGAACAAATGACAAAGGACGACTCCACCGTGGACAGTTCAGAGCTTCTTTGCCTGTATCTTGAATTTTTTACCCAAAGGCAGGCCCTCAAAGGGCTCGCTATCGAGTTTGACCCCGGTACGTCCATATGGATGACGGAT from Thermococcus zilligii AN1 includes:
- a CDS encoding TRAM domain-containing protein — encoded protein: MEGKEFQGRKPPVKKGERYKVRIESLGKGGDGIARIKGFVIFVPNTNVGDEVEIEIKNVKERFAFAEVVG
- the tdh gene encoding L-threonine 3-dehydrogenase; this encodes MSEKMQAIMKTKPAYGAELVEVDVPKPGPGEVLIKVLATSICGTDLHIYEWNEWAQSRIKPPQIMGHEVAGEVVEVGPGVDTLQEGDYISVETHIVCGKCYACKHNRYHVCQNTKIFGVDMNGVFAEYAIVPAKNAWKNPKNMPPEYATLQEPLGNAVDTVLAGPIAGRSTLITGAGPLGLLGIAVAKASGAYPVIVSEPSEFRRELAKKVGADYVINPFEEDPVKAVMDITNGAGVEVFLEFSGAPKALEQGLKATTPGGRVSLLGLFPREVTVDFNNLIIFKALEVYGITGRHLWETWYTVSSLIQSGKLNLDPVITHKYRGFDRFEEAFELMRAGRTGKVVFFPHKG
- the pheS gene encoding phenylalanine--tRNA ligase subunit alpha, coding for MELSYQEKLTLIKLGELRKAKFEELVEKTGLDQVAVMRSILGLQAKGLAKLHERSERVVALTGTGEEYSKIGLPEWRALKVLREKGKVALDDLSEVLSGDELKPIVGLLRSEGWANVRNEGGKLILEITEKGLNAGERPIDRALKLLAEKKTVPLSEIQKLVSVNELKRRKIAEEDTVTERTVEITPAGEELLKKGLELREQVSILTPELIKSGKWREVEFRRFDIKAPVRRLYPGKKQPYRAFLDRIRRRLIEMGFIEMTVESLVETQFWNFDALFQPQNHPARDWTDTYQLKYPTSGYLPGKELVERVKEAHERGLAGSRGWGYTWSPERAMLLMPRAHGTALSGRQLAKGVEIPGKYFTIQRVFRPDVLDRTHLIEFNQVDGFVVGENLNFRHLLGILKRFAVEIAGVEKVRFLPDYYPFTEPSVQMSAYHPELGWVEFGGAGVFREEMTRALGIDVPVIAWGIGIDRLAMFKLGIDDIRYLFSYDLKWLREARLVW
- the pheT gene encoding phenylalanine--tRNA ligase subunit beta is translated as MPKFEVSKSDLERLVGKSFTVEEWESLFLYAKCELDGFWEENGEIYFKADSKDTNRPDLWSAEGIARQVKWALGIERGLPKYEVERSGVTVYVDGKLKDIRPYGVYAIVEGLHLDEEALKQMINLQEKIALTFGRRRGEVAIGIFDFDRIKPPIYYRAADKTEKFVPLGFTEELTLEEILEKHEKGKEYGHLIKDKPYYPLLVDSEGKVLSMPPIINSEVTGRVTTETRNVFFDVTGWDLRRIMLALNVVVTALAERGGKIRSVKVVYPDFEVETPDLTPKPFEVELDYIRKLAGIGLGDGEIKDLLERMMYAVELEGGKAKLFYPAFRNDIMHARDVLEDVLIAYGYNEIEPEEPKLAVQGRGDKFIEFEDAVRELMVGFGLQEVMTFNLTNREAQYEKMNLAYGNDYFNNPPAELVEIENPISPKWSALRNWLLPSLLDFLSQNTHEEYPQRVFEVGKATLIDESRETKTVSESKLAVALAHPRVTFTEAKEILDSVMHHLGFSYELEEVEHPSFIPGRAGKIIVGGKAIGVIGEIHPAVLENWGLEMPVAGFELFLRPLYTEPYL